A genomic window from Pseudoxanthobacter soli DSM 19599 includes:
- a CDS encoding FMN-binding glutamate synthase family protein produces the protein MSYHNPQTPPRKSATFDDHTLAEIRRAAATGIYDIRGGGTKRKLPHFDDLLFLGASISRYPLEGYRERCDTSVTLGTRFAKKPIHLKIPITIAGMSFGALSAQAKEALGRGATLSGTSTTTGDGGMTDEERGHSDILVYQYLPSRYGMNPKDLRRADAIEVVVGQGAKPGGGGMLLGQKISDRVAEMRILPKGIDQRSACRHPDWTGPDDLEIKILELREITDWEKPIYVKVGGARPYYDTALAVKAGADVVVLDGMQGGTAATQDVFIEHVGQPTLACIRPAVQALQDLGLHRKVQLIVSGGIRNGADVAKAMALGADAVSIGTAALVAIGDNDPKWEAEYQALGSTAGAYDDWHEGRDPAGITTQDPALASRLDPVAAGRRLANYLKVMTLEAQTIARACGHNSLHNLEPEDLCALTMEAAAMARVPLAGTDWYPGKSGF, from the coding sequence ATGAGCTACCACAACCCGCAGACGCCGCCGCGCAAGTCGGCCACCTTCGACGACCACACGCTCGCGGAAATCCGGCGTGCCGCGGCGACCGGCATCTACGACATCCGTGGCGGCGGCACCAAGCGCAAGCTGCCGCATTTCGACGACCTGCTGTTTCTCGGGGCTTCGATCTCGCGCTATCCGCTCGAAGGCTATCGCGAGCGCTGCGACACCTCGGTCACGCTCGGCACGCGCTTCGCGAAAAAGCCGATCCATCTGAAGATCCCGATCACCATCGCGGGCATGAGTTTCGGCGCGCTTTCGGCGCAGGCCAAGGAAGCGCTCGGCCGCGGGGCGACGCTCTCCGGCACGTCGACCACCACCGGCGACGGCGGCATGACCGACGAGGAGCGCGGGCACTCCGATATCCTCGTCTACCAGTACCTGCCCTCGCGCTACGGCATGAACCCGAAGGACCTGCGCCGCGCCGACGCCATCGAGGTGGTGGTGGGGCAGGGCGCCAAGCCGGGCGGCGGGGGCATGCTGCTCGGGCAGAAGATTTCCGATCGCGTCGCGGAGATGCGCATCCTGCCGAAGGGCATCGACCAGCGCTCCGCCTGCCGTCATCCGGACTGGACCGGCCCGGACGATCTTGAGATCAAGATCCTCGAACTGCGCGAAATCACCGACTGGGAGAAGCCGATCTATGTGAAGGTCGGCGGCGCGCGGCCCTATTACGACACCGCGCTCGCGGTGAAGGCGGGCGCGGACGTGGTGGTGCTCGATGGCATGCAGGGGGGCACCGCGGCCACGCAGGATGTATTCATCGAGCATGTCGGCCAGCCGACGCTCGCCTGCATCCGCCCCGCCGTGCAGGCGCTGCAGGACCTCGGCCTCCACCGCAAGGTCCAGCTCATCGTGTCCGGCGGCATCCGCAACGGCGCCGACGTGGCGAAGGCGATGGCGCTCGGTGCCGACGCCGTCTCCATCGGAACGGCCGCGCTCGTCGCGATCGGCGACAACGATCCGAAATGGGAGGCCGAATACCAGGCGCTGGGATCGACGGCCGGGGCCTACGACGACTGGCACGAGGGACGCGATCCGGCGGGCATCACCACGCAGGACCCGGCGCTCGCGAGCCGCCTCGATCCCGTCGCCGCCGGCCGCCGGCTCGCCAACTACCTCAAGGTGATGACGCTGGAGGCCCAGACCATCGCGCGGGCCTGCGGCCACAACAGCCTGCACAATCTGGAACCGGAGGACCTCTGCGCGTTGACCATGGAGGCCGCGGCCATGGCGCGGGTGCCGCTCGCCGGCACCGACTGGTATCCCGGCAAGAGCGGGTTCTGA
- a CDS encoding OmpW/AlkL family protein: MKTIVRTTGALLAAAAAAFPLLSQPASAADIAATVEPTPPPVVAVPAKPSPWQIRLRALGVVTENSGSVVGVKGSDLSYSDTVTPELDITYFFTDNIAAELILGTTTANINGSGSLSSLGTIAKTWVLPPTLTLQYHFTNFGKFKPYVGAGINYTIFYNQKAESADSIRVKNTFGAALQVGFDYMFDQHWGVNLDVKKLFLEPRFDVTVGGAPLTGTAKLNPWLIGAGVTYRF, translated from the coding sequence ATGAAAACGATTGTCAGAACTACGGGAGCCCTGCTCGCCGCCGCGGCCGCGGCGTTTCCGCTCCTGAGCCAGCCGGCTTCCGCCGCCGATATCGCGGCCACCGTGGAGCCGACGCCGCCGCCGGTCGTGGCGGTGCCCGCCAAGCCGAGCCCGTGGCAGATCCGCCTTCGCGCTCTCGGCGTCGTCACCGAGAACAGCGGCTCCGTCGTTGGCGTGAAGGGCTCCGACCTGTCCTATTCGGATACGGTCACGCCCGAGCTCGACATCACTTATTTCTTCACCGACAACATCGCTGCCGAACTCATCCTCGGCACGACGACGGCGAACATCAACGGATCGGGCTCACTTTCGAGCCTCGGCACCATCGCGAAGACCTGGGTGCTGCCGCCGACCCTGACGCTGCAATATCACTTCACGAATTTCGGCAAGTTCAAGCCCTATGTCGGTGCCGGCATCAACTATACCATCTTCTACAACCAGAAGGCGGAGAGTGCTGACAGCATCCGGGTGAAGAACACGTTCGGCGCGGCCCTCCAAGTCGGCTTCGACTATATGTTCGACCAGCACTGGGGCGTCAATCTCGACGTCAAGAAGCTGTTCCTGGAGCCGCGGTTCGACGTCACCGTCGGCGGCGCGCCGCTGACCGGCACGGCGAAGCTCAACCCCTGGCTGATCGGCGCAGGCGTCACCTACCGCTTCTGA
- a CDS encoding DUF6916 family protein gives MITAPDLEELSSEYFTPLLGSTFALEGEDGTVISTRLLSCVESVASTMPGSPRRAFTLILEATGAVAATLRGGSFLLQHDAMGTIGPLYVERILSVTAGTRLPAFQVIFN, from the coding sequence ATGATAACAGCCCCGGATCTCGAAGAACTGTCTTCCGAATATTTCACGCCGCTTCTCGGCTCCACCTTCGCACTCGAAGGCGAGGATGGCACGGTCATCTCCACGCGGCTGCTGTCGTGCGTGGAAAGCGTTGCCAGCACTATGCCGGGTTCGCCTCGCAGGGCGTTCACCTTGATCCTGGAGGCGACGGGCGCAGTGGCGGCAACGCTGCGGGGTGGCTCGTTCCTGCTGCAGCACGACGCGATGGGAACGATCGGGCCGCTCTATGTCGAGCGCATCCTGTCGGTGACCGCCGGGACGCGTCTCCCGGCGTTCCAGGTGATCTTCAACTGA
- a CDS encoding S8/S53 family peptidase: MADIRVPVICVVDTAIEAAAFPPGTVIESMDFGCDCPPAGPPQAAMHGNLVAATALAECPGARLVAVRLMDAAGWVQQEERLEAALEWIARHADDLGITVICAALADMSHLRSDASFRDSGLCRVIAELRLRGIATVMPAGNWQVRFHAANPEGMAWPAILREVISVGALDPDAESPEPHRYSQRLRRRPDTGCGTTLFSRPGPPGDTSGASAVVAGRIAAIRHSAPSATVAEMLSRLTSGADAVMEDIPTLPSR, from the coding sequence GTGGCGGATATCCGGGTACCGGTCATCTGCGTCGTCGACACGGCAATCGAGGCGGCCGCGTTTCCGCCTGGAACCGTCATCGAGAGCATGGATTTCGGCTGTGACTGCCCGCCTGCGGGCCCGCCTCAGGCTGCAATGCACGGCAATCTCGTCGCCGCAACGGCGCTCGCCGAATGCCCTGGCGCCCGGCTTGTGGCCGTGAGGCTGATGGACGCCGCCGGCTGGGTTCAGCAAGAAGAGCGGCTCGAAGCGGCGTTAGAATGGATCGCCCGTCACGCCGACGATCTCGGCATTACGGTCATCTGCGCCGCGCTCGCCGACATGAGTCATCTGCGCAGCGACGCTTCGTTTCGCGATAGCGGGCTCTGCCGGGTCATCGCCGAGCTACGCCTGCGCGGAATCGCGACCGTGATGCCGGCCGGCAACTGGCAGGTGCGGTTCCATGCGGCGAACCCGGAGGGCATGGCTTGGCCGGCGATCCTGCGTGAGGTGATCAGCGTCGGTGCACTCGATCCGGATGCTGAAAGTCCCGAGCCGCACCGCTACAGCCAGCGGCTCCGCCGGCGTCCCGACACGGGCTGCGGCACCACCCTGTTCTCCAGACCCGGCCCGCCGGGCGACACGAGCGGTGCATCCGCCGTCGTCGCCGGCCGTATTGCAGCGATCCGTCATAGCGCGCCTTCGGCAACGGTCGCTGAGATGCTCTCGCGACTGACATCCGGTGCCGACGCCGTGATGGAGGACATTCCCACACTGCCGAGCCGATAG
- a CDS encoding class II glutamine amidotransferase, whose translation MCGIVGLFLKDRTLEPELGALLSAMLVTMTDRGPDSAGIAIYGAGTDGAVKITVQSPQPEADFPGLEAALAPASEGTARVAIKSTHAVITVPAAHAEAVRAALGTVAPAIRVMGVGENVEIYKEVGLPRDVLARFGIAAMAGTHGIGHTRMATESAVTTLGAHPFSTGPDQCLVHNGSLSNHNNLRRELTREGMRFETENDSEVAAAYLTAEMASGKNLGEALEGALGDLDGFYTFVVGTRSGFGVLRDPIACKPAVMAETDRYVAFGSEYRALVGLPGIETARIWEPEPATVYFWDHRTAA comes from the coding sequence ATGTGCGGCATTGTCGGGTTGTTCCTGAAGGACAGGACGTTGGAGCCTGAACTCGGCGCGCTGCTCTCGGCGATGCTCGTTACCATGACCGACCGGGGACCGGACTCCGCCGGCATCGCGATCTACGGTGCGGGCACGGATGGCGCGGTGAAGATCACGGTCCAGTCGCCGCAGCCCGAAGCGGACTTCCCGGGCCTTGAGGCGGCGCTCGCGCCGGCGTCCGAGGGCACCGCGAGGGTCGCGATCAAGAGCACCCACGCCGTCATCACCGTTCCCGCTGCTCATGCGGAAGCCGTCCGCGCGGCGCTTGGCACGGTCGCCCCGGCGATCCGCGTGATGGGCGTCGGGGAGAATGTCGAGATCTACAAGGAAGTCGGCCTGCCCCGGGATGTGCTCGCCCGCTTCGGCATCGCGGCGATGGCCGGCACCCACGGCATCGGTCACACCCGAATGGCGACGGAATCCGCGGTGACGACGCTCGGCGCCCACCCGTTCTCGACCGGGCCGGACCAGTGCCTCGTGCACAACGGCTCGCTGTCGAACCACAACAACCTGCGCCGCGAACTCACGCGGGAAGGCATGCGCTTCGAGACGGAGAACGATTCCGAGGTCGCCGCCGCCTATCTCACGGCCGAGATGGCCTCGGGCAAGAATCTCGGCGAGGCGCTGGAGGGCGCCCTCGGCGATCTCGATGGCTTCTACACTTTCGTGGTCGGCACCCGCTCCGGCTTCGGCGTGCTGCGCGATCCGATCGCCTGCAAGCCGGCGGTGATGGCCGAGACCGACCGCTATGTCGCATTCGGCTCCGAGTATCGCGCACTCGTCGGTCTGCCCGGCATAGAGACCGCGCGGATCTGGGAGCCTGAGCCGGCAACCGTCTATTTCTGGGACCACCGCACGGCCGCTTGA
- a CDS encoding phage tail protein, giving the protein MDVYTGTILIVGYDWAPRNFLSCEGQVLPVNQYQALYSLIGSIYGGDQNTKFNLPNLIGRAPIGKLQSKSSKYPIGTEVGASDVMLTNKNIPPHVHDVSFEPSMGKQDVTIPGSTGKIKIEAKVDLNAAAAPSKAMTFSHGETVYLTNAIANSGSNILRGPYTLTAPADTAKAKMPVVVDYSGSPATPDTTVSVDTITGGKVTMKPSGEGAAFSVMQPSLALNFVMAVQGFYPERP; this is encoded by the coding sequence ATGGACGTTTATACAGGAACAATATTGATTGTCGGATATGACTGGGCTCCCCGAAATTTCTTGAGCTGTGAAGGCCAGGTGCTACCCGTAAACCAGTATCAGGCCCTTTATTCTCTGATCGGCTCGATATACGGCGGTGACCAGAACACCAAATTTAACTTGCCCAATTTGATCGGCCGCGCACCGATCGGGAAGTTGCAATCCAAATCATCGAAATATCCGATCGGAACTGAAGTCGGCGCGTCCGATGTCATGCTGACAAATAAGAATATTCCGCCCCACGTGCACGATGTATCATTCGAACCGTCGATGGGGAAGCAGGACGTGACAATCCCTGGATCGACAGGAAAAATAAAAATTGAGGCGAAAGTCGACCTCAATGCGGCGGCTGCGCCGTCGAAGGCAATGACCTTCTCTCACGGAGAGACGGTTTATCTCACCAACGCTATCGCAAACAGTGGCTCAAACATATTGCGTGGTCCCTATACCCTTACCGCGCCGGCGGACACTGCGAAGGCCAAGATGCCGGTCGTCGTAGACTATTCGGGGTCTCCCGCCACCCCTGACACCACAGTTTCGGTCGATACCATCACCGGCGGCAAAGTGACGATGAAGCCTTCCGGCGAAGGTGCGGCTTTTTCCGTCATGCAGCCGTCCCTCGCGCTCAACTTCGTCATGGCGGTGCAGGGGTTTTATCCGGAAAGGCCATGA
- a CDS encoding NUDIX domain-containing protein, with translation MSIADRIRIEDVVVLSDDWHVLRKTIFSFRRSDGSWQRQSRETYDRGNGATILLYDPDRRTVVLTRQFRYPAFVNGHDDLLIEAPAGLLDDAEPEVRIRAETEEETGFRVRDVRQIYDAFMSPGSVTERLHFFVGEYRPGDRASQGGGNATEGEDIAVIEIDIDEALSMIESGAIRDGKTIMLLQYAALHLFARCDAV, from the coding sequence TTGAGCATCGCAGACCGGATCCGCATCGAAGATGTCGTTGTTCTCTCCGATGATTGGCACGTCCTCAGGAAGACGATCTTCTCGTTCCGGCGCAGCGACGGCAGCTGGCAGCGCCAGTCGCGCGAGACATATGATCGTGGCAACGGCGCCACGATCCTGCTCTACGATCCAGACCGTCGCACCGTCGTCCTCACCCGGCAGTTCCGCTATCCCGCTTTCGTCAACGGTCACGACGATCTGCTCATAGAAGCGCCGGCCGGTCTTCTAGACGACGCCGAGCCGGAGGTTCGTATCCGTGCCGAGACGGAGGAGGAGACGGGGTTTCGCGTCCGCGACGTGCGCCAGATCTACGATGCGTTCATGAGCCCGGGATCGGTCACCGAGCGGCTGCACTTCTTCGTGGGCGAATACAGGCCGGGCGACCGGGCCTCGCAGGGAGGCGGCAACGCGACAGAGGGCGAAGATATAGCGGTCATCGAGATCGACATCGACGAAGCGCTGTCGATGATCGAGTCCGGTGCGATCCGCGACGGCAAGACCATCATGCTGTTGCAGTACGCGGCACTGCACCTGTTCGCGCGGTGCGACGCGGTTTGA
- the glnT gene encoding type III glutamate--ammonia ligase, protein MTTDLSTYAAERGIRYFMISYTDLFGGQRAKLVPAAAIADMQREGAGFAGFATWLDLSPAHPDLFAMPDPASVIQLPWKPDVAWVAADCFMEGEPVAQAPRVVLKRLVAEAASAGLRVKTGVEAEFFLILPDGSAISDGFDTAEKPCYDQQAVMRRFDVIAEICDAMLALGWKPYQNDHEDANGQFEMNWEFDDALATADKHSFFKFMVKSVAEKHGLRATFMPKPFKGLTGNGCHTHVSVWNGDGTANAFADPSMPFGLSAKGRAFLGGIMAHATALAAITNPTVNSYKRINAPRTLSGATWAPNSVTWTGNNRTHMVRVPGPGRFELRLPDGAANPYLLQAAIIAAGLDGLATDADPGPHHDIDMYRDGHLVTDAPKLPLNLLDALRAFEADTRLTAAMGAAFSSAYLKLRHDDWDAYCGHFTAWERDTTLDI, encoded by the coding sequence GTGACCACCGATCTTTCGACCTATGCCGCCGAGCGCGGCATCCGCTATTTCATGATCAGCTACACCGACCTGTTCGGCGGCCAGCGCGCCAAGCTCGTGCCGGCGGCGGCGATCGCCGACATGCAGCGCGAGGGAGCCGGGTTCGCCGGTTTCGCCACTTGGCTGGATCTCAGCCCGGCCCATCCCGACCTGTTCGCGATGCCCGATCCGGCCTCGGTGATCCAGTTGCCGTGGAAGCCCGACGTCGCCTGGGTCGCGGCCGACTGCTTCATGGAGGGCGAGCCGGTCGCCCAGGCGCCACGAGTGGTGCTGAAGCGTCTTGTTGCCGAGGCGGCATCGGCGGGACTGCGGGTGAAGACCGGTGTAGAGGCGGAGTTCTTCCTCATCCTGCCCGACGGCTCGGCGATCTCCGACGGCTTCGATACCGCCGAGAAGCCCTGCTACGACCAGCAGGCGGTGATGCGGCGCTTCGACGTGATCGCCGAGATCTGCGATGCCATGCTCGCGCTCGGCTGGAAGCCCTATCAGAACGATCACGAGGACGCGAACGGCCAGTTCGAGATGAACTGGGAGTTCGACGACGCGCTGGCGACGGCCGACAAGCACTCGTTCTTCAAGTTCATGGTCAAGTCGGTCGCCGAGAAGCACGGGCTGCGCGCGACCTTCATGCCGAAGCCGTTCAAGGGGCTGACCGGCAACGGCTGCCACACCCACGTGTCGGTCTGGAACGGCGACGGCACCGCCAACGCCTTCGCCGATCCCTCGATGCCGTTCGGCCTTTCGGCCAAGGGGCGCGCCTTCCTCGGCGGCATCATGGCCCATGCGACCGCGCTCGCCGCCATCACCAACCCGACGGTGAACTCCTACAAGCGCATAAACGCGCCCCGGACGCTCTCCGGTGCAACATGGGCGCCCAATAGCGTGACCTGGACGGGCAATAACCGAACACACATGGTGCGTGTGCCGGGCCCCGGGCGGTTCGAACTGCGGCTGCCGGACGGCGCGGCGAACCCGTACCTTCTGCAGGCGGCCATCATCGCCGCCGGCCTCGACGGGCTCGCGACCGATGCCGATCCCGGCCCGCACCACGACATCGACATGTACCGCGACGGCCACCTCGTCACAGACGCGCCGAAGCTGCCGCTGAACCTGCTCGATGCCCTGCGCGCGTTCGAGGCCGACACGCGCCTGACGGCAGCGATGGGTGCGGCGTTCTCCTCCGCCTACCTGAAACTCAGGCATGACGACTGGGACGCCTATTGCGGCCACTTCACCGCCTGGGAGCGCGACACGACCCTGGACATCTGA
- a CDS encoding GXGXG domain-containing protein, with the protein MPVFDLSVTPLRDLNSALHGLNDGANDTVFEVTNPRGHHAVAVGINAPVTVKVHGSVGYYCAGMNDGGNVTVHGSAGPGVAENMMSGTVVIEGDASQYAGATGRGGLLVVKGNAASRCGISMKGIDIVVHGSIGHMSAFMAQAGNLVVLGDAGEALGDSLYEARLFVRGSVKSLGADCIEKEMRPEHLALLADLLARAGADADPASFRRYGSARRLYTFHIDNADAY; encoded by the coding sequence ATGCCCGTCTTCGATCTCTCGGTCACGCCGCTTCGCGACCTCAACAGCGCGCTCCATGGCCTCAATGACGGGGCCAACGACACCGTGTTCGAGGTGACGAACCCGCGCGGCCATCACGCCGTGGCGGTGGGCATCAATGCGCCGGTGACGGTGAAGGTTCACGGCTCGGTCGGCTACTATTGCGCCGGCATGAACGACGGCGGCAACGTCACGGTCCACGGGTCGGCGGGGCCCGGCGTGGCGGAGAACATGATGTCCGGCACCGTCGTCATCGAGGGCGATGCCTCGCAATATGCCGGCGCGACCGGACGCGGCGGCCTGCTCGTCGTCAAGGGCAACGCCGCCTCACGCTGCGGCATCTCGATGAAGGGCATCGACATCGTCGTGCACGGCTCCATCGGCCACATGTCGGCGTTCATGGCGCAGGCGGGCAACCTCGTCGTGCTGGGCGATGCCGGCGAGGCGCTGGGCGACAGCCTCTACGAGGCGCGCCTGTTCGTGCGCGGCAGCGTCAAGAGCCTCGGGGCCGATTGCATCGAGAAGGAGATGCGGCCTGAGCACCTCGCGCTCCTCGCCGACCTGCTCGCCCGGGCGGGCGCTGATGCCGATCCGGCGTCCTTCCGCCGCTACGGCTCGGCGCGGCGGCTCTACACCTTCCACATCGACAACGCGGATGCGTACTGA
- a CDS encoding GNAT family N-acetyltransferase, whose amino-acid sequence MGRLKGSLRFPGGVELRFATPADEAFLIDLFISSRPWLSWVDGEKDFIRALYEQQYTVTRSGQETVYPEHLDFVIETTGVAVGRLIVDLGYGDWRIAELHVAVAARGRGIGSNVIRGLQAAAGKCKLPLTLSTPIMGSNGYGIYSHLGFQVTAVTPPSLQMAWLPASHPQANPSEVAAAS is encoded by the coding sequence ATGGGCAGGCTGAAAGGATCCCTTCGCTTTCCAGGGGGCGTGGAACTGCGCTTCGCTACCCCGGCCGACGAGGCGTTCCTCATTGATCTCTTCATCTCGTCCCGACCCTGGCTGTCCTGGGTGGATGGGGAGAAGGACTTCATCCGCGCGCTCTACGAACAGCAATACACGGTGACGCGTTCGGGGCAGGAAACAGTTTACCCCGAGCATCTCGACTTCGTCATCGAGACGACCGGCGTTGCCGTCGGCCGGCTGATCGTCGACCTCGGCTATGGCGACTGGCGTATTGCAGAACTCCATGTCGCCGTGGCGGCACGCGGGCGAGGGATTGGGTCCAACGTGATACGCGGTCTTCAGGCGGCGGCCGGCAAGTGCAAGCTGCCACTGACTCTTTCGACGCCAATTATGGGATCAAATGGATATGGCATCTACAGCCATCTGGGCTTTCAGGTGACGGCGGTGACGCCGCCGAGCCTGCAGATGGCGTGGTTGCCTGCCAGCCACCCGCAGGCCAATCCGTCCGAGGTTGCGGCGGCGTCCTGA